TAGAAGTCAGGAGGGGAGTATTGATCAAAGTGTGTATGCTTGAAATCATAATACCATCCTTCCCCCATATATACAGTCACCTGAAAATTGGAAGAGTATGTTGTTTGTTAGTATTCAACTATAGATAGATACTTGAATGAGGCAGCTGATTAACTTTAAACCCTGACCTTCAAAGTAGTCTTCACAGGTAATTTGGCTTTCGGATCGAAGACCTCATTGTCTGGACCAGTCTGTAACAGAAAATCTGGTTTCTTAACATAACCACACCCTCCATTGGCTCTGAACATTCCATGCATCAACCAAAGCGATCTACCATATCCCTGGTTATGAAACCAACCATAATGAAAACTGAATTCTATTAAACAATATGGTAATCAATGATAGTAAGCTATAGGTTGAAGAATTGTAAATTGGATCTCACACCCTAACTTTTGGAATCTTGCATGCAATAAAAGGGATTCAATAAAAGGACCGCCCTACATTTTACCAATCACATTGCTAGACAAGAAATGCTCATTGTACACTttatatctatatcaatagatgtCAAATGTTTACAGAATTTTGTTGGCTACTTTAAGGTCAATTTCATCTCCCCTGCCACCTCAGAAGAAATGAAGCAACAAAAATGAAGATACAAAAACAATAGTAAAAATTCTCAtacaagaaaatattaaataaggtAAACACAAAAATGGGAGGACCGGAGAGcaggaaaatgaagaaatatacACTAGACTGAGGATGATACCTGCATGTTAAATGCAACCATCTGAGCTCCATGCATCCACCCAATTAATGGGTTATAATTTGATGAGTCAATGCGAGTACCTTTGGGATACACCCTCAAAATATTGCGCTGAGTAAACCTAGAGAAGGGCAGCAggacaaaaaattaattataattcgCATACACATCCCACACCTCTTATAAGTTGTCCACGCAACCCCACCCCCAAGCACATGATGTGGGGTCGCCGGCTTGTCAACATTGATCAAAACACCACAAAACTTGCTAGAGTGTACCAGTAgtcaaaaaaagtaaaagaaattcttcaagacaAACAGCATATAAAAAGTTTGAGTttgtttgaaataataaaaagtcaaTATTTACAACATTTTGCATGACAATAGAGTTGGATGATGTTTATTCGTTCTTCCATTCAGAAATGAGTGGGTTCAACCGCACACAAATTAATTCTGCCTTAAAAGTACTTGCTAAAAACAATTTGCAATACCTTACAATTTGTTTTCCATGATTTATAGCAGCTTTTTCAAGCTGTTGCTCACTTAAACTTAGACGTCTCACTTTATCAGGATCCACTTTGAGGCATTCCTCTAATCCACCTTTAGGCTTTCCAGCATGAATGGCAATTAGGCGTCTATATTCTGGAGCTTCATTATGTGCTAACTTAACTGATTCATCAGATTCGTCCTCGTCATTAAGATCTTCTTCATCCACGTTGTTGTCCTAAAGATGGCAAAGCATGAAGTCATTTAACAAATTtaccttaaaatattaaatgccaGTGGCAATTAAAATACAGGTTCGATTTAGTCTACAACCTTGTAATCCTCTATAGTACCACCTCTCAAGCTAGGGACTTCCTTTCCCCAAGCTTCATCCTCGCCTGAAGCCTTTCCATCCTCCTTTCCCTTTTCATGCTGTGAATCATTCcctttatccttttcttttgcCCCAAGATACTCCTTAGGTGGTTTTGTTGATATAATAATCCTCCTTTTAAGAGAATCAGGAGAAGGGAACTCCTTCACGCTTTCGGTGTTAGGAGTAAATAGTATATCTCCAAAAGTGTTTGTAACCATCTAAAAATTTGGATAGGGATGTCAACTATTTAGAGTGTAAGTACTATGAATCCAAATAAAATGACAAGTAACTAACCTCAGCCACTTTAGCCTGAAGATCCGTTGTAAGGTGGTCTTCTAGGGTTATTACAACTGGATATTCTGATGCCACAAAGGCATATTCTTTAATAGATCTCAAACATCTGATGAGCTCTACAGGAGGAGTCAATGTACTGtctcaaaaaaaaaacaaaaaatagacgTGTAAACaactattttttcaattaaataatttaggaTTCAGTTGGAAATTACAACAATATATTTGacataatattattaacatataatcTGTTCAACTACCATGATTTCAagtttaattaaagaaaaaaggatTTCAAGCTTAAGCTTGAATTATGCCAGATTGCAGATGTCAAACTGCAATTCATCACTTTTTTACTTCAAGGGACTTTGGCAACATGAAAACTAATGTACCTACCCTACCCCAATGCCAAAGGCTCTTAGCTTTGCAAAGGTATGGGAGAGGTTAATTGTATGCAACCTTCCCCTTGCATATATGCAAAGAAGCCGTCAAGAAGCAGCTTTACAATTGTGCCATGGCTCACCCTCACTCTGGCATCATTCTcaaaaggataaaaaataagaataaatctTTATCGAGTTTGCATAAGCTTATTCatcctttaaaacattttagcTTCTAGGCAATCCATGCTTACGCTCAGCTCAAGAcagataaataataattttcaacactgtttgaaagttaaaaaacattttcaacttAACTTTATTTCTCTCACTTCTGCCTGATCACTAAAGAAAAATGAGGGGAAAATAATGACATTGGAGTTGGAATTAGTTCATGTATGAAAGTAAGTACCATTCTACTTGTAAACTACTAACTTACTTTCCATGAAGAACATTTATATTATCCTTTGCTGCATTAGGCCATATGTCCAATTCAATCACCCTCACACCTCTCTTCAGTGCATTTATGATGGGCACGTCACTGCACTCGCTGCTCAGCTGATTCCCAGTTAAATAGGAATTATGGCCAGTATATATGAAATAATGTGACAAGGGTAAAGTCATATCATGGTGCACCtggaatgaaagaaatatttgcaCAACGCACAATGATCAGGATAAGAGAATGCAAGCAATTAAGCATGATATATTATCAACATTTATGGAAGTAACAATCAGTTGCGAAAACTTTGGATGGAATTCAATATGCTAATCAAAGGTTTGACCCTAAACCCATTGGGTAATACCACGGAGCCAGATTTTTACCAAATTAAGATGCTAGAGGAACTAGAAAAGAAGATcctaaactaaaatgaatgaTTCCCATAAACACTATCAAAACCCGTGCAAGAACTAAAAAGTAATGCATATCCTGAAGACAGTGTGAGACAACATAGCATATCCGACAACAAAGGGTATTCCGAAATGGAGTATAAAGCGAAAGCCTCTATATTTCCTGCAATGCCCAGCCCTTTCACGAGAAGGAACCCTTAAGAGAAAGGCTCAATTCCATTAAAGATAAATTCATTCTGGAACCTGATCCTCCTCAATCCTGTTATCATTTTCTACCACGAAACTTCAGTTATAAATCCTCATGGTCAACGAGTCAACCCAAATTCAATAAAACACCATAGTTCAGATTTTTTTTAGCAGAGACCAAAAGTACAAGTTTGGCACAAACACGAAGCTAAATCACTACAAATTCAGCTGCAATTGACCCTAATGCGTAACAATAAACGACAATCAGCACGAGTAGACCAAGATTTTGCAAAGATGACagcaaaaagtaaaacaatttgaacagtacacacacacacaaaaaaacatGGTAAAAAGTAATTACCCAATAAAAGATAAATCAAATCTAGAAAAAGTCTAATCTAGGAAGAATATGAGCAACCCGATTGGAAAGTAAACAATGCCAAATCCAGATCTCGCTGACCCAACTGGCCCTGTCAAATACCATAACaggaaaacacaaaaaaaccgagttctttccttttcttttcttttttgcttACCCCATGAGAAGGAAGAAGAGGGGGGTTGTCATCACTGAAGAGGTACTTGAAGAAAGATTCGAGATTGAGGCCAACCCCTCTGCGATGGAAATGCCTGAAGCTGTCAATGATGGCTTGCGCCTCTTCTTCAGTGGCCTTCTCTTGCTTTTGCACTTCAACAAGGAACCTTTTCAGATGCGAAGGTGTCATGATCTCATTCTCAGAGTACTCCTCGAAGAGGGTCTTGATCTCCAACGGCGCCTCCGCCAGGGCCAGCTTAAACCGCCGGCGCCAGCAGAAGCACACGCTGTATGTCTGCTTCGACATCACTTgctccctttctcttctctgtTCTCTTTCACTACCCACGCAAATATATGCGAGAGAGTGTGAATTTGTGCGTGTGGATTCCGAGTTCACTTCAACTTTCTTGTTGTGTTCTGACAGTGTTGGAAGAAAGAGATTTTTAAGTGAAGCGTTATTCAACCTTTCACTTCTTCAAATTACCGACTGTTAAATAAGTCAATacgtctatatatatatatatatatatatatatatatatatatatatatatatatatatatataatcaaagacTCTCAAATAGGCTTAAACAGTGacactcttcttcttcagaTAGAAGGAGAACATTTAATCAATACGAAAGGTaggaaataaattaataaaaatttattaccaAGGTtgtgatattaaaatataaattgtatttgtttactttttaaatgaaaacattaaatgtCAAAGTGGCCGTTCTGCTCAATCTCTTTAATGTTTACtgctttaataaaaaaattataacaaaattaaatttgacaATCACAATcgatttgattatttttgtcaAATAAAAGGTATAAGAagtactattttaaaaaaaaaattattttaccaataaaataacaagagaaaatttttttactaacattttttttatcatatcctttgtctttttatatatctaataaattaatcGACTAAGGAAGAAGGAAGTTAGTTAAGaagttttctaaataattatttttagaagttttatatatatttagaatcattagatatttttactttaaCCTAAGAATGGCGAACtccaaaattaaatatattaataaaatatcataatattattgaattgaattttgGGGTATATgaatagaataatttaaaatttagactTAAAAGAATTGAATTTGGATTTGGATATCATTGgatatttgaattgaatttatttaatatatatgtcaAATAGGTTcacaatttttctaaaatttatataattaatgtaaacaaaaaaaattaatttagtatttaaaataataaaatataatgtatagAACTAACCATCCATTTTCACCTACTTTTCACCCACTTCTTCTTTATGTACATATAGTATTTCCATAagacttaattaattatatttcaattctTGAAAAcgtaaaaaatacataattttgtCTTGTGATGTGATAATGTATAtcataataacattattataattaaactgATGTTTCAACTTTTAGGATGGTACAAATTTTATTCTGAAGATAGAAATAAACCAACAACATCAGCATTTCTGAAAGAAACTCAATCTGACAAGAAATCTTAGCATGCAGCAACAtattctttcagaaaattaaatactttttgttAGAACTAAACATAGACTTCTTAACATGCAGCATATGTTACTTTCTTTCTAATCTGTATTTTGGAAAAGTTATCTAAGTGTGAGATTTTTTCGGAGAAAAACAttcttttaatgtaattttataataatggaagacttttttcttttaatgaaaGATTTTCCATAGAAAAATCCTTCAGAATTTTTCATCAATCTTATAAACATATTTGTCCGAAATCTTATCTGGATGATTCTGATTCTGATactacagtaaaaaaaaattaaaaaatttcagtaTTAATAAGTcctaaacaaatttatataaaagatctAAGATTTTTTGTTATCAAAACCTTATAAATGATAGATTTATAAATTCTtctatttatatgttattttttacctGATCTAAAATTCTcaacttaatttaaatttctaatagagatcattttcatatttcaaagTATTAGTTTCAATGGTAATTTATAGTGTCACacattactttttttaagatttttttttcatttttactttaatctaaaagtatttttcagttttaaattcattataaaaactaaacttttatattttaaaaaaaatagatgaataaaaaataaaaaatggtagTATCAAAATGAACGTAAAAAATTTATCGttgtaaaagtattttttttcttatgtttctaagactttgttttttttcatttttacattaATCTAAAAGTATTTTCACATAGTTTGTAGGTTTTCGCGTGTCGACATTTGTCTGAAAAAACAATGATTAATGGACACAAATGATCCTTCAAATTTCATGTAGACCCAACCATTTTGTTATCGTGCCAACATTATCGATAAAGCAGAGAAAGATTTAGGTATTGTATATATTCACATGTCTTGCATGGATATTTCTAAATGCTACTTAGAATtcacaaatattattaattttgtttggtcCCACTAATGCATCATACAATTGTTCTAAATGTTGACCCAGCCActactttaataattttgaaagcTGTAACGAACCTTTTTGTCTTCTATCGTTTAACTTTAGTGTTTTTAGTGGAATACTTAACGGTTAATTATCTCTCAAGgttaaataatacaatattaatcACACTTATTAAAATCTCATTGCATTTCATaacatcttttcttcttcaaagTAGCATTTGAAACCAACTTTTCTACTTTCTCATCTCATTCGTAACTCATGCTTCATTAATTTTATCTTCGTGGTAAATTTATTGGGTAAATTGCCTTGTTTTTCAAGCAAATTAATTTGGTATGATCCATCTCATTAGATATGTCATAATAATCACACCTACCCTTTGTACCATCATATTGATTTTCGTGCCTCCATGCATATTCAACTAACCCTAACGTTTCGTAACCTTAAATGCCAAAACAACAAGCAAATCTTATATATAAACTtcaactttaatatataataaatatgtagttttttttttcttaaaataacaaaactaaCTGTTACTATCGAGTAGGTTAGACCGATCGGACATGCTTGTGTTACTACCGAGTAGGTTAGACCGACCGGACATGCTTGAGTTACTACTGAGTATATTAGACCGATCGGTCAAGGACGATGGAAGTGTTATTACTGAGGTTAGACCGACAACCGATCGGTCATACAAGAACGATGGAAGTGTTACTACTGAGGTTAGACCGACCGGACACGCAGGGGCGATGGAAGCCAATCATTCCCCGTCGGACACTAGAATAATACTCGTGAACTCTCCAGCCGTTTGCTGGAAATAACCTTTGAATGTCAATGAATGCATAATTAATGATGTAACGGTCACTGTGGAGCAGTTAAGGTTGGCATTGATcgtcattaagaggtaaattaatgaaTGATATTCCTTGAAACCCTATAAATAACAACTGATTAAAAAGGTAAACCCCATTTTGGCATTAAGAGAAGAAGATCTAGGAGGTAAGACCGGAGTAAGAAAGATCGATCGGCAAAGACGAAGCATTTCTGAGTAGAAGCAGCAGCGTTTTCCTCGTCTCATTCTAGCATAAACACTAACATTCTTTTAACCTACTTTAATTCACAACTATTGTAAAATTGAAGCATGACGTGTTGTcttcttcaaattattttatatgatatcTTGTAAAAGAACGACGAACTTATTCTTGAAAGTATATCCTGTGTAATTGACTACCTTTGTTTCGTCCAAAACATGAAAATGAGAATACTATGTAGTTCTTTTATCTTCTAGCTCTTATCGTAAACACTTTAAGATAATGTTTAAGCATTATTTGGTTCCATGAGAACAAACATTGCTGCATTGTTTTGTTTGCTTCGAAAGATTAAATTCTTAAGtataataaatgtttaagaTTGCAATGTATTTGAAGTTTGGAATTACGATATTTTACGCGAATGGTGTTGTTACATATTATGCTGtattgtttagttttatttgatGAAAGATATGtagaaaagttttatattagAATGTAATGGATTGATAAGTATCTAATTGGATAAGTGGTCATCTCAGACATTATTATCAATTCTCAactttattgtattttatttattagacGTAGTATTTTCAGTGGATAAGATAGTTTGAACTTAATATGTATGGTAACATGGGAGAATATAATACTTAATTAGGTTTGGGGTTCTATTCTTTGGTAGTTTGAGTGTGTTTTGATGGTTGAGAGAGACATATATTTGACAATTATGAGATAGACACATTGCTATATATATAGAATGTGAATATTgcatttttaatcttaaaagtAAATAACAGACCGAGAAAAAAAACagtgaaataaaattatgaaagatGAAATATTAAGAACTAAATAACGAGAATGCAAAAATTATCACGAAAACAATgctaagaaaaattatttaaattaaatttcatcatTGTATTGACTAACTTCTATGGGACATATATGCTTAAAATTATAGATTA
This window of the Vigna angularis cultivar LongXiaoDou No.4 chromosome 7, ASM1680809v1, whole genome shotgun sequence genome carries:
- the LOC108338381 gene encoding phosphoinositide phospholipase C 2; this encodes MSKQTYSVCFCWRRRFKLALAEAPLEIKTLFEEYSENEIMTPSHLKRFLVEVQKQEKATEEEAQAIIDSFRHFHRRGVGLNLESFFKYLFSDDNPPLLPSHGVHHDMTLPLSHYFIYTGHNSYLTGNQLSSECSDVPIINALKRGVRVIELDIWPNAAKDNINVLHGNTLTPPVELIRCLRSIKEYAFVASEYPVVITLEDHLTTDLQAKVAEMVTNTFGDILFTPNTESVKEFPSPDSLKRRIIISTKPPKEYLGAKEKDKGNDSQHEKGKEDGKASGEDEAWGKEVPSLRGGTIEDYKDNNVDEEDLNDEDESDESVKLAHNEAPEYRRLIAIHAGKPKGGLEECLKVDPDKVRRLSLSEQQLEKAAINHGKQIVRFTQRNILRVYPKGTRIDSSNYNPLIGWMHGAQMVAFNMQGYGRSLWLMHGMFRANGGCGYVKKPDFLLQTGPDNEVFDPKAKLPVKTTLKVTVYMGEGWYYDFKHTHFDQYSPPDFYTRVGIAGVPSDTVMKKTKAIEDNWLPTWNETFEFPLSVPELALLRIEVHEYDMSEKDDFGGQTCLPIRELRSGIRAIPLNSQKGEKYPSVKLLMRFEFIN